The Deltaproteobacteria bacterium genome contains the following window.
AAGAGCTTCCGCAAACTGAACGCACCACAGCTTGTCGGAAAAGTAGCGCGCGGGACGAAGTATGACAATGGCAAAGAGATGAGGGTCGCCGCCTAGTATCTTTTTACACACCTATTGACAACGGCTCGCCGATGGTCGTTTGATTGACAATTGGCCCTCTAAGCTCATATCATCGCGGGTTTGTATATGAAATGCAAAATAGCAGGCTTTTCCATGAGATTTCATCAATGTGACGACATCAAAGTTGAGCTCAGTAGTCAGCCGCTGCTTCTTGCCACACGCAGAATGCTTTTCGCGCTGGTTTTAGCCATCGCGCTCTTGCACGCCATAGGTTCGGCGCCGCTAGTGTGGAGCCAGAGCATCGCGACGGTTGCCACGGTGCATATCGATCGTGCCGTGCTGGCCTACGATCAGGGCAAGTTCGACGACGCCCTGAAGGAGCTGCAAGAGGCGCTTAAGATCGAACCGGAAAACGTCGAAGCGCTGTATTACCAGGGCATCGTCTATCTGGCGCTCAATCGTCCGGCGGAGGCACAGGCGGCGCTTGAAAAGGCCCGCCGCCTGCGGCCGGGCAATAGCGACGTGGCATTCCAGCTCGGCGTGCTCTACTTCGGGCAGGAGAACTATGATCGCGCCGAACCACTGTTACGACAGGTCTACCGGGTCGAACCCCGGCGGCCCAATCTTGGCTACTATCTCGGGTTTATCGAGTACCGCGACAAAAACTATCGCGAAGCGGTGCGCCTCCTCGATAGCAATGTTGCCAGCGATGACAAGTTCGCGCAGTTGGCGAAGTTCTACTCAGCACTGGCGATGACATCGCTGGGGTTTCCGCGCGAGGGTCAGTCGGCGCTCGATCAGGCGCTGCGGCTCGATCCGGCGTCGCCGTTGAACTTGCCGGCGCAGCGTTTCGGCGAGGTTTTGCAGAGCGCGGTCGAACGCGAGAAGCGTTTTAATGGCGAGCTGCGCCTGGGGATTTTTTACGATACCAACGTGCCAGTCGTTCCGGCTGCCAGCAGCGATATCGTCGCCCAAGCGATCCAGCAGGGGCAGCGCAGAAGAAAAAGTGAAGGTGAGCTGGCGGCACTCAATTTGTCTTACACTTGGCTGAGAAAGCTCGATTGGGAGGGAACGATTTCGTATCGGTTTCTGCAAACGTATAACAATCATCTGACGGAATTTAATACTCAAGACCACACGCCAAATTTAAATATCGCTTACCGGACCTCGGTCGGCGGCATGCCGCTGATCGCCGGCTCGCAGTTTGCCTACGATTTTATCACCCTGGGTAACGCAAGATTCTCCCAGCGCGGCATCGTCAATCCCTATTTAACATTGGTGGAAAATCAGGGAACGACGGTGTCGAATTCGACAAACTTGCAGTTTCGCCTGCAGGCCA
Protein-coding sequences here:
- a CDS encoding tetratricopeptide repeat protein is translated as MKCKIAGFSMRFHQCDDIKVELSSQPLLLATRRMLFALVLAIALLHAIGSAPLVWSQSIATVATVHIDRAVLAYDQGKFDDALKELQEALKIEPENVEALYYQGIVYLALNRPAEAQAALEKARRLRPGNSDVAFQLGVLYFGQENYDRAEPLLRQVYRVEPRRPNLGYYLGFIEYRDKNYREAVRLLDSNVASDDKFAQLAKFYSALAMTSLGFPREGQSALDQALRLDPASPLNLPAQRFGEVLQSAVEREKRFNGELRLGIFYDTNVPVVPAASSDIVAQAIQQGQRRRKSEGELAALNLSYTWLRKLDWEGTISYRFLQTYNNHLTEFNTQDHTPNLNIAYRTSVGGMPLIAGSQFAYDFITLGNARFSQRGIVNPYLTLVENQGTTVSNSTNLQFRLQAKDFFNDRKVTRREVRDAINYALGPLHFIAFEDGRHYAKLGYQYDFDKAEGEDWTYAGHRLQFGGQYTLPWWDVRLRYDLDLHWRAHKYRHSLIPATATGTVKRRDVEPVHQFGVAKDFWNNFTAGIDYLF